The DNA window TACTTGAAAAAGAATCTGGTTTGAGATGTGGAATAGACTTTAAAGTTGGATATTCTCCAGAACGTATTAATCCTGGAGATAAAGTGCACCGGTTAGAGAATATAACTAAAATAGTTTCAAGTAATGACGATGAAAGTTTAGAAGAAATTGCTAAGGTGTATGAGCTTGTAATTGAAGTAGGTGTTCATAAAGCTAGTTCTATTAAAGTAGCTGAAGCTGCTAAGGTTGTAGAAAATAGCCAACGTGATATTAATATAGCTTTTATGAATGAACTAGCTATGGTGTTTGATCGAATGGGTATTGATACAAAAGAAGTGGTGGATGCAATGAATACGAAGTGGAATGCTCTTGGATTCTATCCAGGACTGGTGGGAGGTCACTGTATTGGAGTTGATCCATATTACTTCATATATCAAGCGGAAAAATTAGGTTATCATTCACAAATCATTCTCTCAGGCAGAAAAATTAATGACGGAATGGGTGGTTTTGTAGCTGATGCAATTATAAAAAAGCTGATATTTGCAAATAAAGTGGTTAAGCAAGCAAATGTAGTTATTTTAGGTATTACTTTTAAAGAAAATTGTCCAGATACAAGAAATAGCAAAGTAGAGGATATTATAAAGAGATTAAAGGAATATGGTATTGAACCGATTGTGGTTGATCCTCAAGCAGATGCGGATGATGCAAGGAAAGAGTATGGTGTTGAATTAGTTGATTTAAAAGATGTGAGGGATGCGGACTGTATTGTTTTTGCAGTTGCTCATGATGAATTTAGAATGATGACTTTGGAGCAAATAGATGAGTTGTTTTGTATTTCTGATAATAGTGAAAAGATTATTGTTGATGTTAAAAGTATCTTAGATAAGAATAAAATTGAAAAGAGCGGATATAGTTACTGGAGATTATAGGAGGTGCACATTTGAGTAGTATTGGAATATGTGGTCATTTTGGAGGCGAACAACCATCTTCTAGTGGACAAACAATAAAAACTAAAACTGTTACAAATGAATTGAAAGAGTTTTTTGGTGAAGATAAAGTTAAATGTATGAATACTAATAATTGGAAATATAAACCGTTTAATATGTTGCTACAATGTTTTTTGCTTATAAAAAAATGTAGACATATTGTAATTCTTCCTGCACAAAATGGAGTAAAAGTTCTAATTCCGTTGTTTGTAATTTTAAATTTGTTCTTTAGACGAAAAATTCATTATGTTGTTATAGGTGGATGGTTACCTGAAATGGTGAAAAGAAAAAGGTGGCTTTATCATTACTTAAAGAAAATTAATGGCATTTATGTTGAAACTCATACCATGAAAGGAAATTTAGAAAGTTTAGAATTAACCAATATCTTTTACATGCCTAATTTTAAGAAAATTGATATATTGAATGAAAACGAACTTAAAAAGGAGTTTTCAAAACCATTCCCCTTGTGTACCTTTTCTAGAGTAGTAAAAGAAAAAGGAATAGAGGATGCAATTAAAGCAGTAGAGCATATTAATCAACTAGCTAATGATGTTATTTTTACTTTGGATATTTATGGACAAATAGATACATCATACAAAGATAATTTTGAAAAAATATTAGAATCATCGAATGACTATATAAACTATTGTGGTATTGTAAA is part of the Crassaminicella profunda genome and encodes:
- a CDS encoding nucleotide sugar dehydrogenase, giving the protein MSLYENLINKQEKLSVIGLGYVGMPIAVEFAKKVDVIGFDLNEKKVQLYKDGIDPTNEVGDEFIKQTTVEFTSNETRLKEAKFHIIAVPTPINADKTPDLTPVEGASTIVGRNLTQGSIVVYESTVYPGVTEDICIPILEKESGLRCGIDFKVGYSPERINPGDKVHRLENITKIVSSNDDESLEEIAKVYELVIEVGVHKASSIKVAEAAKVVENSQRDINIAFMNELAMVFDRMGIDTKEVVDAMNTKWNALGFYPGLVGGHCIGVDPYYFIYQAEKLGYHSQIILSGRKINDGMGGFVADAIIKKLIFANKVVKQANVVILGITFKENCPDTRNSKVEDIIKRLKEYGIEPIVVDPQADADDARKEYGVELVDLKDVRDADCIVFAVAHDEFRMMTLEQIDELFCISDNSEKIIVDVKSILDKNKIEKSGYSYWRL
- a CDS encoding glycosyltransferase family 4 protein encodes the protein MSSIGICGHFGGEQPSSSGQTIKTKTVTNELKEFFGEDKVKCMNTNNWKYKPFNMLLQCFLLIKKCRHIVILPAQNGVKVLIPLFVILNLFFRRKIHYVVIGGWLPEMVKRKRWLYHYLKKINGIYVETHTMKGNLESLELTNIFYMPNFKKIDILNENELKKEFSKPFPLCTFSRVVKEKGIEDAIKAVEHINQLANDVIFTLDIYGQIDTSYKDNFEKILESSNDYINYCGIVNSEQSVKTLRDYFILLFPTYYEGEGFPGTLIDAFSAGVPIVASNWKYNSEIIEEGKTGRIVPPKKVEELVEALQYFVEHSEKLFSMKKYCIIEAEKYSPINALKLFINELKK